The Setaria viridis chromosome 6, Setaria_viridis_v4.0, whole genome shotgun sequence genome contains a region encoding:
- the LOC117859729 gene encoding uncharacterized protein, translated as MRSALLLALVLTLAASVPDLAYGRVIDPKPRPKPTPQPEPQPDPKPDPKPTPQPDPKPDPKPTPQPDPKPQPQPDPNPTPQPDPKPQPQPDPNPTPQPDPNPQPQPDPNLTPRPDPKPQPQPDLKPQPQPDPNPAPQPDKKPKPKPTPQPDPKPQPQPDPNPTPQPDPKPEPKPTPQPDPKPEPQPDPNNPAPQPDLKPEPQPGPSKLELELNPKSSLEEKPKPRASTPVPRPDPKPTPKPKPKPEPSPKPTPEPEPKPQPQPSKPDPQPGPKPTPSKPEPPSLSSPIGTGTMGRN; from the coding sequence ATGAGGTCCGCTCTCCTCTTGGCCCTAGTCCTCACACTTGCTGCAAGTGTTCCTGACCTTGCCTATGGCAGGGTGATCGACCCAAAGCCACGGCCCAAACCAACACCACAGCCCGAACCACAACCTGACCCAAAGCCAGATCCCAAACCAACACCACAACCAGACCCAAAGCCAGATCCCAAACCAACACCACAACCCGACCCAAAGCCACAACCGCAGCCTGATCCAAACCCGACACCACAGCCCGACCCAAAGCCCCAACCGCAGCCTGATCCAAACCCAACACCACAACCTGACCCAAACCCCCAACCGCAGCCCGACCCAAACCTCACACCACGACCTGACCCAAAGCCCCAACCGCAGCCTGACCTGAAGCCGCAACCGCAGCCTGATCCAAACCCCGCGCCACAACCTGACAAGAAACCGAAACCGAAACCAACACCACAGCCTGACCCAAAGCCCCAACCGCAGCCCGATCCAAACCCCACGCCACAACCTGACCCGAAGCCGGAACCCAAACCAACACCACAGCCTGATCCAAAGCCAGAACCGCAACCGGATCCGAATAACCCTGCTCCACAACCTGACCTAAAGCCCGAACCCCAACCGGGACCGTCAAAGCTAGAGCTTGAGCTGAACCCCAAATCTTCACTTGAAGAAAAACCAAAGCCAAGGGCATCCACGCCAGTTCCCCGCCCAGATCCTAAACCCACACCGAAGCCCAAACCCAAGCCTGAGCCAAGCCCGAAACCTACACCTGAGCCTGAGCCGAAACCCCAACCTCAACCATCCAAGCCAGATCCCCAGCCAGGCCCCAAACCGACACCATCAAAGCCGGAGCCACCGTCCCTCTCGTCACCCATTGGCACAGGCACCATGGGAAGGAACTGA
- the LOC117862261 gene encoding uncharacterized protein, whose product MGGKCPHRKVKKRRLSHKTARRGKFLLKADDAVYEELVKLADHGKDAEAKELPVDEDLPGMGQFYCLHCDRYFASESVKDDHYRSKRHKKRVKVMSGPAPHTQLDADLAAGMGMPDNGLKLMSM is encoded by the exons ATGGGAGGCAAGTGCCCGCACCGCAAGGTCAAGAAGCGCCGCCTCTCGCACAAGACGGCTCGCCGTGGCAAGTTCCTCCTCAAGGCCGACGATGCCGTCTACGAGGAGCTCGTCAAGCTGGCCGACCACGGGAAGGACGCCGAAGCCAAGGAGCTCCCCGTCGACGAGGACCTCCCCGGCATGGGACAGTTCTACTGCCTCCACTGCGA CCGTTACTTTGCAAGCGAGAGCGTGAAGGATGACCACTACCGCTCAAAGCGCCACAAGAAAAG GGTGAAGGTAATGTCTGGGCCGGCCCCACACACGCAACTTGACGCGGACCTTGCTGCTGGAATGGGAATGCCTGACAATGGCCTGAAGCTCATGTCCATGTGA
- the LOC117859624 gene encoding putative kinase-like protein TMKL1, which yields MLHLPCLLLLLCLPLSSASSDAELLLTKVKPALQGKGNSNPPNAQLATWNASTPLCLWRGLRWSTPDARPLRCDTPAARANLSLAADPALLLLSVRLPAAALAGTLPPELGAFSALDSLYLAANHLSGPVPLDLGNAPALSVLDLSDNRLSGALPTSLWNLCDRATDLRLHGNALTGAVPAPAGPSTTCDRLRVLDLGDNRFSGGFPSFLTAFRGLQRLDLGGNRLQGPVPDALADMPLLRALNLSYNNFSGQLPPAFSRFAAEPSSFSFLGNDPSLCGPPLRQCVSSSGLSSRGVAGMVIGIMAAAVVLASVSIGWAQGRWTRRDSTQGQQEEEEDGEGRLVVFEGGDHLTLEEVLNATGQVVDKATYCTVYKAKLGTSGGSIELRLLREGCCKDAASCAPVVRRIGRARHHNLVPLRAFYQGRRGEKLLVYDHFPRARTLHDLLHGGGGGAGEALAWARRHKIALGAARALAYLHAGQGEAHGNVRSSNVVVDDLFVARLAEHALDRLLVPAAAEAVLAAAKADGYKAPELQSMRRCSARTDVYAFGILLLELLMGRKPSATSDLPSAVKVAVLEEAALEEVLDAELLKGPAEEGLVKALKLAMGCCAPVPAARPTMAEVVRQLEETRPRSMQTRSAMYSPTESRSDAGTPTTA from the coding sequence ATGCTGCATCTTCCGTGCCTCCTCCTCTTGCTGTGCTTGCCGCtgtcctccgcctcctccgacgccgagctcctcctcaccaaGGTCAAGCCCGCGCTGCAGGGGAAGGGCAACAGCAACCCCCCCAACGCCCAGCTCGCCACCTGGaacgcctccaccccgctctgCCTCTGGCGCGGCCTCCGCTGGTCCACCCCCGACGCCCGGCCGCTCCGCTGCGACACCCCAGCGGCGCGCGCCAacctctccctcgccgccgaccccgccctcctcctcctctccgtacgcctccccgccgccgcgctcgccggcaccctcccgccggagctcggcgcCTTCTCCGCGCTCGACTCCCTCTACCTCGCCGCCAACCACCTCTCGGGCCCCGTCCCGCTCGACCTCGGCAACGCGCCCGCGCTCTCCGTTCTCGACCTCTCCGACAACCGCCTCTCCGGCGCCCTCCCCACCTCCCTATGGAACCTCTGCGACCGCGCCACCGACCTCCGCCTCCACGGCAACGCGCTCACGGGGGCCgtccccgcgcccgccggccccaGCACCACCTGCGACCGCCTCCGCGTCCTTGACCTCGGCGACAACCGCTTCTCCGGTGGCTTCCCCTCCTTCCTCACCGCATTCCGAGGCCTCCAGCGCCTCGACCTCGGCGGCAACCGCCTCCAGGGCCCCGTCCCGGACGCCCTTGCCGACATGCCGCTCCTGAGGGCGCTCAACCTCTCCTACAATAACTTCTCCGGCCAGCTGCCCCCGGCCTTCTCCCGCTTCGCCGCGGaaccatcttccttctccttcctggGCAACGACCCTTCGCTGTGCGGCCCGCCGCTGCGCCAGTGCGTCTCCTCCTCGGGCCTCAGCTCCCGCGGCGTCGCCGGGATGGTCATCGGCatcatggccgccgccgtcgtcctcgcctcGGTCTCCATCGGCTGGGCCCAGGGGAGGTGGACGCGGCGCGACAGCACCCAAggccagcaggaggaggaggaggacggggagggCCGCCTGGTGGTCTTCGAGGGCGGCGACCACCTCACCCTGGAGGAGGTGCTCAACGCCACGGGCCAGGTCGTGGACAAGGCCACCTACTGCACCGTCTACAAGGCCAAGCTCGgcaccagcggcggcagcaTCGAGCTGCGCCTCCTGCGGGAGGGCTGCTGCAAGGAcgccgcctcctgcgcgccCGTCGTGCGCCGCAtcggccgcgcgcgccaccaCAACCTCGTGCCGCTCAGGGCCTTCTACCAGGGGAGGCGCGGCGAGAAGCTGCTGGTCTACGACCACTTCCCGCGCGCCCGGACGCTGCACGACCTcctgcacggcggcggcggcggcgccggcgaggcgctgGCATGGGCGCGGCGGCACAAGATAGCGTtaggcgcggcgcgcgcgctggcgTACCTGCACGCCGGGCAGGGCGAGGCGCACGGTAACGTGCGGTCGTCCAACGTGGTGGTGGACGACCTGTTCGTGGCGCGGCTGGCGGAGCACGCGCTGGACCGCCTtctggtgccggcggcggcggaggcggtgctggcggcggcCAAGGCGGACGGCTACAAGGCGCCGGAGCTGCAGTCCATGAGGCGGTGCAGCGCGCGCACGGACGTGTACGCCTTCGGGAtactgctgctggagctgctcaTGGGGCGGAAGCCGTCGGCGACCTCGGACCTGCCGTCGGCGGTGAAGGTGGCCgtgctggaggaggcggcgctggaggaggtGCTGGACGCGGAGCTGCTCAAGGGCCCCGCGGAGGAGGGGCTGGTGAAGGCGCTGAAGCTGGCCATGGGGTGCTgcgcgccggtgccggcggcgaggccgaccATGGCGGAGGTGGTGCGGCAGCTGGAGGAGACCCGGCCCAGGAGCATGCAGACGCGGTCGGCGATGTACAGCCCGACGGAGAGCAGGAGCGACGCCGGCACGCCGACCACCGCCTAA
- the LOC117861272 gene encoding inorganic phosphate transporter 1-6, with protein MAGGDLQVLSALDAAKTQWYHFTAIVVAGMGFFTDAYDLFCISLVTKLLGRIYYRVDGSPAPGTLPPHISAAVNGVAFVGTLSGQLFFGWLGDKLGRKKVYGMTLMLMVLCSVASGLSFGHTPASVMATLCFFRFWLGFGIGGDYPLSATIMSEYANKKTRGAFIAAVFAMQGFGIMAGGLVAIVVSAAFKVRFPAPAYAADPAASTPPQADYVWRIILMLGAMPAALTYYWRTKMPETARYTALVARNAKQAAADMSKVLQVETMSASGAAAADEDQQAAGNANDDDHKQKQKEKQFGLFSGEFVRRHGLHLLGTSATWFLLDIAFYSQNLFQKDIFAAVGWIPRAATMSALEELFRIARAQSLIALCGTVPGYWFTVALIDVVGRFKIQMMGFFFMTVFMLGMAFPYQHWTSNHVAGFVVMYGFTFFFANFGPNATTFIVPAEIFPARLRSTCHGVSAASGKLGAIVGSFGFLYLAQSKDPAKTEHGYPAGIGVRNALFLLAGCNALGLLFTLLVPESKGKSLEEMSGDNDHDNRTVPV; from the coding sequence ATGGCTGGCGGCGACCTGCAGGTGCTGAGCGCGCTCGACGCCGCCAAGACGCAATGGTACCACTTCACGGCCATCGTGGTCGCGGGGATGGGCTTCTTCACCGACGCCTACGACCTCTTCTGCATCTCCCTCGTCACCAAGCTCCTCGGCCGCATCTACTACCGCGTCGACGGCTCCCCGGCCCCCGGCACCCTCCCGCCGCACATCTCCGCCGCCGTCAACGGCGTCGCATTCGTCGGCACCCTCTCAGGGCAGCTCTTCTTCGGCTGGCTGGGCGACAAGCTCGGCCGTAAGAAGGTCTATGGCATGACGCTCATGCTCATGGTCCTCTGCTCCGTCGCGTCGGGGCTCTCCTTCGGCCACACGCCGGCCTCCGTCATGGCCACGCTCTGCTTCTTCCGCTTCTGGCTGGGGTTCGGCATCGGCGGCGACTACCCGCTCTCCGCAAccatcatgtccgagtacgccaACAAGAAGACGCGGGGGGCCTTCATCGCCGCCGTCTTCGCCATGCAGGGCTTCGGCATCATGGCCGGCGGCCTCGTGGCCATCGTCGTGTCCGCCGCGTTCAAGGTCCGCTTCCCGGCGCCGGCGtacgccgccgaccccgccgcctcgacgccgccgcaggcCGACTACGTGTGGCGGATCATCCTGATGCTGGGCGCGATGCCGGCGGCGCTCACCTACTACTGGCGCACCAAGATGCCCGAGACGGCGCGGTACACGGCGCTGGTGGCCAGGAACGCCAAGCAGGCGGCCGCCGACATGTCCAAGGTGCTGCAGGTGGAGACCATGTCTGCCTCTGGCGCTGCCGCTGCAGATGAGGATCAGCAGGCCGCCGGCAATGCAAATGACGACGACCACAAACagaagcagaaggagaagcAGTTCGGGTTGTTCTCGGGTGAGTTCGTGCGGCGTCACGGTCTCCACCTCCTGGGCACGTCGGCGACGTGGTTCCTGCTGGACATCGCCTTCTACTCGCAGAACCTGTTCCAGAAGGACATCTTCGCGGCGGTGGGGTGGATCCCCAGGGCGGCGACCATGAGCGCGCTGGAGGAGCTCTTCCGCATCGCCCGGGCGCAGTCGCTGATCGCGCTGTGCGGCACGGTGCCGGGCTACTGGTTCACGGTGGCGCTGATCGACGTGGTGGGGCGCTTCAAGATCCAGATGATGGGCTTCTTCTTCATGACGGTGTTCATGCTGGGGATGGCCTTCCCGTACCAGCACTGGACGAGCAACCACGTCGCCGGCTTCGTCGTCATGTACGgcttcaccttcttcttcgccaACTTCGGGCCCAACGCCACCACCTTCATCGTGCCCGCGGAGATCTTCCCGGCGAGGCTGCGGTCGACGTGCCACGGCGtctcggcggcgtcggggaagcTGGGCGCCATCGTGGGCTCCTTCGGGTTCCTGTACCTGGCGCAGAGCAAGGACCCGGCCAAGACGGAGCACGGGTACCCGGCGGGCATCGGCGTGCGCAACGCGCTGTTCCTCCTCGCCGGCTGCAACGCCCTGGGCCTGCTCTTCACGTTGCTGGTGCCCGAGTCCAAGGGCAAGTCGCTGGAGGAGATGTCCGGCGACAACGACCACGACAACCGCACCGTCCCCGTGTAG
- the LOC117862260 gene encoding ABC transporter B family member 1, whose amino-acid sequence MSSSSAAADPDEIRARVVVLGAPHADAADEWARPELEAFHLPSPAAAAFLEAPPQQHPETESAPAPPPAPAPEQSPAPPPPPNAAARASSSGNDDAKKATPPAALRDLFRFADGLDCVLMLVGTLGALVHGCSLPVFLRFFADLVDSFGSHADDPDTMVRLVVKYAFYFLVVGAAIWASSWAEISCWMWTGERQTTRMRIRYLDAALRQDVSFFDTDVRASDVIYAINADAVLVQDAISEKLGNLIHYMATFVAGFVVGFTAAWQLALVTLAVVPLIAVIGGLSAAALSKLSARSQDALSGASAIAEQALAQIRIVQAFVGEDRAMRAYSAALAVAQKIGYRSGVAKGLGLGGTYFTVFCCYGLLLWYGGHLVRAHRTNGGLAIATMFSVMIGGIALGQSAPSMAAFAKARVAAAKIFRIIDHKPGISRDGQVELDSVTGRVEMRGVDFAYPTRPDVPILRAFSLTVPAGKTIALVGSSGSGKSTVVSLIERFYDPSAGQILLDGHDLKSLKLRWLRQQMGLVSQEPTLFATSIKENLLLGRESETATQAEMEEAARVANAHSFIIKLPQGYDTQVGDRGLQLSGGQKQRIAIARAMLKNPAILLLDEATSALDSESEKLVQEALDRFMIGRTTLVIAHRLSTIRKADLVAVLQGGAVSEMGTHDELMAKGEQGTYAKLIRMQEQAHEAALVNARRSSARPSSARNSVSSPIMTRNSSYGRSPYSRRLSDFSTADFTLSIAHHHDSSSKQMAFRAGASSFLRLARMNSPEWGYALLGSLGSMVCGSFSAIFAYVLSAVLSVYYAADPRYMERQIAKYCYLLIGMSSAALVFNTVQHVFWDAVGENLTKRVREKMFAAVLRNEMAWFDADENASARVAARLALDAQNVRSAIGDRISVIVQNSALLLVACTAGFVLQWRLALVLLAVFPLVVGATVLQKMFMKGFSGDLEAAHARATQIAGEAVANLRTVAAFNAERKITGLFESNLRGPLRRCVWKGQIAGIGYGVAQFLLYASYALGLWYAAWLVKHGVSDFSRTIRVFMVLMVSANGAAETLTLAPDFVKGGRAMRSLFETIDRKTEVEPDDVDAAPVPDRPRGEVELRHVDFAYPTRPDVQVLRDLSLRARAGKTLALVGPSGCGKSSVLALVLRFYEPSSGRVLLDGKDVRKYNLRALRRVVAVVPQEPFLFAASIHDNIAYGREEGATEAEVVEAAAQANAHKFISALPEGYRTQVGERGVQLSGGQRQRIAIARALLKKAPIMLLDEATSALDAESERCVQEALDRAGAGRTTIVVAHRLATVRGAHSIAVIDDGKVVEQGSHSHLLKHHPDGCYARMLQLQRLTTGAAPGAGPSSSAS is encoded by the exons AtgtccagcagcagcgccgccgccgacccggacGAGATCAGGGcgcgcgtcgtcgtcctcggcgcCCCCCatgccgacgccgccgacgagTGGGCGCGCCCGGAGCTCGAGGCCTTCCACCTCCcgtcccccgccgcggccgccttccTAGAAGCACCACCGCAACAACACCCGGAGACAGAATCCGCCCCTGCTccacctccagctccagctccagagCAATCCcctgctccacctccacctcccaaTGCCGCCGCCAGGGCGTCCAGCAGTGGCAATGACGACGCAAAGAAGGccaccccgcccgccgccctgcGCGACCTCTTCCGCTTCGCCGACGGCCTCGACTGCGTCCTCATGCTCGTCGGCACCCTCGGCGCCCTCGTCCACGGCTGCTCGCTCCCcgtcttcctccgcttcttcgcCGACCTCGTCGACTCCTTCGGCTCCCACGCCGACGACCCGGACACCATGGTCCGCCTCGTCGTCAAGTACGCATTCTACTTCCTCGTCGTGGGGGCAGCCATCTGGGCATCCTCCTGGGCCGAGATCTCCTGCTGGATGTGGACCGGCGAGCGCCAGACCACCCGGATGCGCATCCGCTACCTCGACGCCGCCCTCCGCCAGGACGTCTCCTTCTTCGACACCGACGTCCGCGCCTCCGACGTCATCTACGCCATCAacgccgacgccgtcctcgTCCAGGACGCCATCAGCGAGAAGCTCGGAAACCTCATCCACTACATGGCCACCTTCGTCGCCGGATTCGTCGTCGGATTCACCGCAGCGTGGCAGCTCGCGCTCGTCAcgctcgccgtcgtcccgcTCATCGCCGTCATCGGGGGCCtcagcgccgccgcgctctccaaGCTCTCCGCAAGGAGCCAGGACGCGCTCTCCGGCGCCAGCGCCATCGCCGAGCAGGCGCTGGCGCAGATACGGATCGTGCAGGCCTTCGTCGGCGAGGACCGCGCCATGCGGGCATACTCGGCGGCGCTGGCCGTCGCGCAGAAGATCGGATACCGGAGCGGCGTCGCCAAGGGGCTCGGCCTCGGAGGCACCTACTTCACCGTCTTCTGCTGCTACGGGCTGCTGCTCTGGTACGGGGGCCACCTGGTGCGCGCCCACCGCACCAACGGAGGGCTCGCCATCGCCACCATGTTCTCCGTCATGATCGGGGGCATCGCCCTGGGGCAGTCGGCGCCCAGCATGGCCGCCTTCGCCAAGGCGCGCGTCGCGGCGGCCAAGATCTTCCGCATCATCGACCACAAGCCGGGGATCTCGCGGGACGGCCAGGTTGAGCTGGACTCCGTCACGGGGCGGGTGGAGATGCGGGGCGTCGACTTCGCGTACCCGACACGGCCGGACGTGCCCATCCTGCGCGCCTTCTCGCTCACCGTGCCCGCCGGAAAGACCATCGCGCTGGTCGGCAGCTCCGGCTCCGGGAAGAGCACCGTCGTCTCGCTCATCGAGAGGTTCTACGACCCCAGCGCAG GGCAGATCCTGCTCGACGGGCATGATCTCAAGAGCCTGAAGCTCCGGTGGCTCCGCCAGCAGATGGGCCTGGTGAGTCAGGAGCCGACGCTGTTCGCGACGAGCATCAAGGAGAACCTGCTGCTGGGGCGGGAGAGCGAGACCGCCACGCAGGCAGAGATGGAGGAGGCCGCCAGGGTGGCCAACGCCCACTCCTTCATCATCAAGCTCCCACAAGGCTACGACACGCAG GTCGGCGATCGCGGTCTCCAGCTCTCCGGCGGCCAGAAGCAGCGCATCGCCATCGCCCGCGCCATGCTCAAGAACCCGGCGATCCTTCTGCTGGACGAGGCGACGAGCGCGCTGGACTCGGAGTCGGAGAAGCTGGTGCAGGAGGCACTGGACCGGTTCATGATCGGGCGCACCACCCTGGTGATCGCCCACCGCCTCTCCACCATCCGCAAGGCCGACCTGGTGGCGGTGCTGCAGGGCGGCGCCGTGTCGGAGATGGGCACGCACGACGAGCTCATGGCCAAGGGGGAGCAAGGCACCTACGCCAAGCTGATCCGCATGCAGGAGCAGGCGCACGAGGCGGCGCTGGTGAACGCCCGCCGGAGCAGCGCCAGGCCGTCGAGCGCCCGCAACTCGGTGAGCTCCCCGATCATGACGCGCAACTCCTCCTACGGCCGCTCCCCCTACTCGCGCCGCCTCTCCGACTTCTCCACCGCCGACTTCACCCTCTCCATCGCCCACCACCACGACTCGTCGTCCAAGCAGATGGCCTTCCGCGCCGGGGCCAGCTCCTTCCTCCGGCTGGCCAGGATGAACTCGCCCGAGTGGGGCTACGCGCTCCTGGGATCCCTGGGCTCCATGGTGTGCGGCTCCTTCAGCGCCATCTTCGCCTACGTGCTCAGCGCCGTGCTCAGCGTGTACTACGCCGCCGACCCGCGCTACATGGAGCGCCAGATCGCCAAGTACTGCTACCTGCTCATCGGCATGTCGTCGGCGGCGCTGGTGTTCAACACGGTGCAGCACGTGTTCTgggacgccgtcggcgagaacCTGACCAAGCGCGTGCGCGAGAAGATGTTCGCCGCCGTGCTCCGCAACGAGATGGCCTGGTTCGACGCCGACGAGAACGCGAGCGCGCGCGTCGCCGCCCGGCTGGCGCTGGACGCCCAGAACGTGCGGTCCGCCATCGGGGACCGCATCTCGGTAATCGTGCAGAActcggcgctgctgctggtggcgtGCACGGCGGGGTTCGTCCTGCAGTGGCGCCTCGCGCTGGTGCTCCTCGCCGTGTTCCCGCTCGTGGTGGGCGCCACCGTGCTGCAGAAGATGTTCATGAAGGGCTTCTCGGGGGACCTGGAGGCGGCGCACGCCCGGGCCACGCAGATCGCCGGCGAAGCCGTGGCGAACCTGCGCACGGTGGCGGCCTTCAACGCGGAGCGCAAGATCACGGGGCTCTTCGAGTCCAACCTGCGGGGCCCGCTGCGGCGGTGCGTGTGGAAGGGGCAGATCGCCGGCATCGGCTACGGCGTGGCGCAGTTCCTGCTGTACGCGTCGTACGCGCTGGGGCTGTGGTACGCGGCGTGGCTGGTTAAGCACGGCGTGTCCGACTTCTCGCGCACCATCCGCGTGTTCATGGTGCTCATGGTCTCCGCCAACGGCGCCGCCGAGACACTGACGCTGGCGCCGGACTTCGTCAAGGGCGGGCGCGCCATGCGCTCCTTGTTCGAGACCATCGACCGCAAGACGGAGGTGGAGCCCGACGACGTGGACGCGGCGCCCGTGCCCGACCGGCCCCGCGGAGAGGTGGAGCTCAGGCACGTGGACTTCGCGTACCCGACGCGGCCGGACGTGCAGGTGCTCCGGGACCTCAGCCTCCGGGCGCGCGCGGGGAAGACGCTGGCGCTGGTGGGGCCGAGCGGGTGCGGCAAGAGCTCCGTGCTGGCGCTGGTGCTGCGCTTCTACGAGCCGAGCTCCGGGAGGGTGCTCCTGGACGGCAAGGACGTGCGCAAGTACAACCTACGGGCGCTGCggcgggtggtggcggtggtgccgcAGGAGCCCTTCCTGTTCGCGGCGAGCATCCACGACAACATCGCGTACGGGCGCGAGGAGGGCGcgacggaggcggaggtggtggaggcggcggcgcaggcgaacGCGCACAAGTTCATCTCGGCGCTGCCGGAGGGGTACCGGACGCAGGTGGGGGAGCGCGGGGTGCAGCTCTCCggcgggcagcggcagcggaTCGCCATCGCGCGCGCGCTCCTGAAGAAGGCGCCCATCATGCTGCTGGACGAGGCCACCAGCGCGCTCGACGCCGAGTCCGAGCGGTGCGTGCAGGAGGCGCTCGACCGCGCCGGGGCGGGGCGCACCACCATCGTCGTCGCGCACCGGCTGGCCACCGTGCGCGGCGCACACAGCATCGCCGTCATCGACGACGGCAAGGTGGTGGAGCAGGGATCGCACTCCCACCTGCTCAAGCACCACCCCGACGGATGCTACGCGCGCATGCTGCAGCTGCAGAGGCTCACGACCGGTGCTGCACCTGGAGCTGGACCCTCCTCGTCGGCTTCCTAg
- the LOC117862262 gene encoding uncharacterized protein — protein MKNSASPAVDWGDDSAGEMDSEDTAAAASMGMVGIASMMEVDADDRHPPSAAPSLPIDADFFNAFPDDFDDQDLD, from the coding sequence ATGaagaactccgcctcgcccgcggtGGACTGGGGGGACGACTCCGCGGGGGAGATGGACTCCGAGGACACCGCTGCCGCAGCCTCCATGGGCATGGTCGGCATCGCCAGCATGATGGAGGTCGACGCCGACGACCGCCACCCCCCGTCTGCCGCACCATCACTCCCCATCGACGCCGACTTCTTCAACGCCTTCCCGGACGACTTCGACGACCAAGACCTCGACTGA